From the Candidatus Methylacidiphilales bacterium genome, the window CAATGACGCCCCCATCGTGGTGGATGCCGCCCAAACCGGCGGACAGGTCTGGGAGCCGAAAAACTTCGAGGGCGATTATGCCGGACCGATGCGCTTGCGCACCGCCCTGACCAAGTCGAAGAACTTGGTTTCCATCCGGGTGCTGCAATCTATCGGTCCTGCGTATGCCCAGGATTACATTGCCCGTTTCGGCTTTTCGCCTGAGCAGCACCCGCCCTACCTGACCATGGCGCTAGGGGCGGGGTCGGCAACGCCCATGCAAATGGCCGCGGCTTACTCGGTGTTTGCCAATGGCGGCTACCGTACCCAGCCCTATTTGATCGACCGGATTGTCGATGCGCGCGGTACGCTGCTGGTTCAGGCCAAACCCAAGCGTGCCGGTGATGGCGCCGAGCGCGCCATCGATGCGCGGAATGCTTTTATCATGACTTCCATCATGCGCGACGTGGTGCGTTTCGGTACCGGTGCGCGCGCCATGCAACTGAAACGCCAGGATCTTGCAGGAAAGACCGGAACCACCAATGATCAGGTGGATGCCTGGTTCACGGGTTTCAACCCGGGCCTGGTGGCAATTGCCTGGATCGGATTTGATCAGCCTCGTTCCATGGGCGGAGCAGAAACCGGCGCGCAGGCGGCGCTACCGGTCTGGATCGGGTATATGGGTAAGGCGCTGAAAGGCGTGCCGGAAGCGGATCTGGTGGTGCCGGAAGGGGTGGCAACCGTCAAAATCGACCCGCAAAGCGGGCGACGAGTTCCCGAAGGGAGCGAAGGGGTTTTGGAATATTTTTATCAGGAAAATATCCCGTCTGAGCAGACCGGCTTTTTCGAAGGCTTCTTTGGCGGTGGCGGCAAGTCCGCGGAAGAGGTTAAGGATCAATTGTTCTGAAATGCCAAAACCAGGCAAAGCTTCTGGTGAAAAGCCCGTCCCACGGTACCGGGAGAGAGAGAAAGCCGCGAATCTCCGCATGCGCGAACGCATCGCACACCAGGCAGCCCGCATCATTGCGGAAGACGGTCTCCAGGATTATGCCTCGGCCAAGCGCAAGGCCGCTCGCCAGATGGGTGCGCCGGACACCCACAACCTGCCGGATAATGATGAAGTGGAGCGGGCGTTAAGGGATTATCAGGCGCTTTACCAGCGAGATGAGCAAAGCGCGCGCTTGCGTCAACTGCGGCAGCAGGCATTGGCGGCGATGCGCTTGCTGGCACCGTTCAACCCCTACCTTACCGGCTCGGTTTTGAATGGCACGGCGACCCGCCACTCAGACATTAACCTGCAGCTGTTCACGGATAGTGCCAAGGAGGTGGAGCTGTTTCTGCTGGCCAGGCAGATGCCCTATAAAAGCGGCGAAAAACATTTCCATTTCGGGGGTGAAGAGCGCCCCATCCCGGTCTTTACCTTGCTGGATGGTCCTGCAGAAATTAATGTCACCGTTTTTGCG encodes:
- a CDS encoding penicillin-binding transpeptidase domain-containing protein, translated to KFNHVTQAWRQPGSSFKPFIYSAALEKGLTAATVINDAPIVVDAAQTGGQVWEPKNFEGDYAGPMRLRTALTKSKNLVSIRVLQSIGPAYAQDYIARFGFSPEQHPPYLTMALGAGSATPMQMAAAYSVFANGGYRTQPYLIDRIVDARGTLLVQAKPKRAGDGAERAIDARNAFIMTSIMRDVVRFGTGARAMQLKRQDLAGKTGTTNDQVDAWFTGFNPGLVAIAWIGFDQPRSMGGAETGAQAALPVWIGYMGKALKGVPEADLVVPEGVATVKIDPQSGRRVPEGSEGVLEYFYQENIPSEQTGFFEGFFGGGGKSAEEVKDQLF